Proteins from a genomic interval of Panthera uncia isolate 11264 chromosome C1 unlocalized genomic scaffold, Puncia_PCG_1.0 HiC_scaffold_4, whole genome shotgun sequence:
- the LOC125912148 gene encoding LOW QUALITY PROTEIN: high affinity immunoglobulin gamma Fc receptor I-like (The sequence of the model RefSeq protein was modified relative to this genomic sequence to represent the inferred CDS: deleted 2 bases in 1 codon), whose amino-acid sequence MWLLTALLLWVLAGAQAADLTKAVITLQPPWVSVFQEENITLWCEGPHLPGNSSTRWFLNGTAFQTLTPRYRIAAASVSDTGEYRCQTGLSVPSDPVWLEIHRDWLLLQVQSRVFTEGEPLTLRCHGWKNKPVYNVVFYQNDKAFKFSPQNSEFTILKTSLSHNGIYHCSGMGRHRYTSPGVSITVKELFLAPVLKASLSLPLLEGHLVNLSCETKLLLQRPGLQLYFSFYTGSKTLMSRNTSSGYQILTAKREDSGLYWCEATTEDGSIVKRSPELELQVLGLQTPTPVWFHVLFYLAVGMVFLVDTILCMIIHKELQKQKQWNLEISLGSGPKKNVTSYLQEDRYLEDIELKCQEPEQLQERIHQKSLEGGQQ is encoded by the exons ATGTGGCTCTTGACGGCTCTGCTTCTTTGGG TTCTAGCTGGTGCGCAAGCGG CAGACCTTACAAAGGCAGTGATCACCTTGCAGCCTCCATGGGTCAGTGTATTTCAAGAGGAAAACATAACCTTATGGTGTGAGGGACCCCATTTGCCTGGAAACAGCTCTACACGGTGGTTTCTCAATGGCACAGCCTTTCAGACCTTGACCCCCAGATACAGAATCGCTGCTGCCAGTGTCAGTGACACTGGTGAATACAGGTGCCAGACAGGTCTCTCAGTGCCAAGTGACCCAGTATGGCTGGAAATCCACAGAG ATTGGCTACTGCTCCAGGTCCAAAGCAGAGTCTTCACAGAAGGGGAACCTCTGACCTTAAGGTGTCATGGATGGAAGAATAAGCCGGTATACAATGTGGTTTTCTACCAAAATGACAAGGCCTTTAAGTTTTCTCCTCAGAATTCTGAATTCACCATTCTGAAAACCAGCCTGAGTCACAATGGCATCTATCACTGCTCAGGCATGGGAAGGCATCGCTACACATCACCAGGAGTCTCTATCACTGTGAAAG AGCTATTTCTGGCCCCAGTGCTAAAAGCATCCTTGTCGTTACCACTCCTGGAGGGGCATCTGGTCAACCTGAGCTGTGAAACAAAGTTGCTCCTACAGAGACCTGGTTTGCAACTTTACTTCTCCTTCTACACGGGCAGCAAGACCCTGATGAGCAGGAACACATCCTCTGGATACCAGATACTAACTGCTAAAAGAGAAGATTCAGGGCTATACTGGTGTGAGGCTACCACAGAAGATGGCAGTATTGTCAAGCGCAGCCCTGAGTTGGAACTTCAAGTGCTTG gccTCCAGACACCAACTCCTGTTTGGTTTCACGTCCTTTTCTATCTGGCAGTGGGAATGGTATTTTTGGTGGACACCATTCTCTGTATGATTATACATAAGGAActgcaaaaacagaaacagtggAATTTAGAAATCTCTTTGGGCTCTGGTCCTAAGAAAAATGTAACTTCCTACCTTCAAGAAGATAGATACTTAGAAGACATT GAGCTGAAATGTCAGGAACCAGAACAGCTGCAAGAAAGGATACACCAGAAGTCCCTAGAGGGAGGGCAGCAGTAG